CGTGTACGTGCAGGTTCTGGTGGCCGGTGCGGCGGTAGGCCAGGCGGTGGATCAGCCAGGGGTAGCCGTGGTAGGCGAAGATCACCGGCTTGTCGGTGGTGAACAGGCCGTCGTACTCGAAGTCGCTCATGCCGTGCGGGTGGTCGTCCTGGGGCAGCAGCCGGGCGAGGTCGACGACGTTCACGACCCGGACGGACAGCTCGGGCAGATGGCGGCGGAGCAGGTGCGCGGCGGCCAGGGTCTCCTGGGTCGGGACGTCTCCGGCGCAGGCCAGCACGACGTCGGGCTCGGCGCCGTCCTCGGTGCCCGCCCACTCCCAGATGCCGGCGCCGCGGGCGCAGTGGACCCGGGCCTCGTCCATCGACAGCCAGTCGAAGCAGGGCTGCTTCCCGGCGACGATCACGTTCACGTAGTCACGGCTGCGCAGGGCGTGGTCCGCGACGGACAGCAGGGTGTTGGCGTCCGGCGGGAGGTAGACGCGGACGACCTCGGGGCTCTTGTTGAGGACGTGGTCGACGAAGCCGGGGTCCTGGTGGGAGAAGCCGTTGTGGTCCTGCCGCCACACATGGGAGGTCAGCAGGTAGTTGAGGGAGGCGATGGGGGCGCGCCAGGGCAGCCTGCGGGAGGTGCGCAGCCACTTGATGTGCTGGTTGACCATGGAGTCGACGATGTGCACGAACGCCTCGTAGCAGGAGAACAGTCCGTGCCGGCCGGTGAGGAGGTAGCCCTCCAGCCACCCCTGGCAGAGGTGCTCGGAGAGGATCTCCATCACCCGGCCGTGCCGGTCGAGGTGCTCGTCCACGGGCAGGGCCGGGGCCTGCCAGGTCTTGCCGCTGGCGTCGTAGACGGCCTGGAGCCGGTTGGAGGTGGTCTCGTCCGGGCCGACCAGGCGGAAGTCGCGGCGGTCGGCGGTGTCGCGCATCACCTGGGCGAGGAGGTCGCCGAGGAGCCGGGTCGGCTCGTGCAGCGTCGTGCCGGGTTTGTCGACGGGGACGGCGAAGTCGTCCAGGGACGGGACCGGCAGGGCGCGGACGAGCAGTCCGCCGTTGGCGTACGGGGTGGCGCCGAGCCGCCTGGAGCCGTCGGGGACGCAGGCGAGGACGTCCGCGACCGGGCGGCCCTCGGCGTCGAACAACTCCTCCGGCCGGTACGAGCGCAGCCAGGACTCCAGCTGCCGCAGGTGGTCGGGGTTGTCGCGGACGCCGGGCAGCGGCACCTGGTGGGCGCGCCAGGTGCCCTCGACCGGTTTTCCGTCGACCTCGGCCGGGCCGGTCCAGCCCTTGGGGGTGCGCAGCACGATCACCGGCCAGTGCGGGCGCTCGGTCACGCCGTCCTCGCGGGCGGCGCGCTGTGCGGCGGCGATGCGGTCGAGCGCGGTGTCCATGGCCTCGGCCATGGCGCGGTGGACGGTGGCCGGCTCGTCCCCGGCGACATGGATCGGGGCGTGGCCGTAGCCGCGCAGCAGCGCGTCGAGCTCGTCCTCGGGAAGACGGGACAGCACGGTCGGGTTGTCGATCTTGTAGCCGTTGAGGTGCAGGATCGGCAGGACGGCGCCGTCGTGGACGGGGTCGAGGAACTTGTTCGCGTGCCAGGACGCGGCCAGCGGGCCGGTCTCCGCCTCGCCGTCGCCGATCACGCAGGCCACCAGCAGGCCCGGGTTGTCGAGGGCGGCGCCGTAGGCGTGGGCGAGGGAGTAGCCGAGTTCGCCGCCCTCGTGGATCGAGCCGGGCACCTCCGGAGCGACGTGGCTGGGCACGCCGCCGGGGAATGAGAACTGCCGCATGAGCAGTTCCATGCCCTGCGCGTCACGGGAGGCGTCCGGGTACTTCTCGCTGTAGCTGCCCTCCAGCCAGGAGTTGGCGAGGACCGACGGCCCGCCGTGGCCCGGGCCCCAGATGCACAGGGCATCGAGCTCGCGTGCCTTGATCACCCGGTTGAGGTGGGTGTGGACGAGGTTCAGCCCGGGTGAGGTGCCCCAGTGCCCCAGCAGCCGCGGCTTGATGTGCTCGGGCCGCAACGGCTCGGTGAGCAGGGGGTTCGCCAGCAGGTAGATCTGACCGGCCGCCAGGTAGTTGGCGGCCCGCCAGTGGGCGTCCAGCGTGCGCAGCTCCTCGTCGGTGGGCGCGGTCCCGCTGTCGGTCCTCCTGTCGGTCCTGCTGTCCTGGCGCGGGTCCTCGGGCATGGGTGACTCCCTGGGTTCTGCGGGCGGACTCAGGAGGAGTACCAGTTTGTTCCGGTTCGATGCCAGGCGCCTCTCGGCCATGCCCTCGCCGCCCGCGCGGTCCGGGCCCGCCCCGCGCTCGCGTACGGTCCCGGACGCAGATCCGGTGACCACGGGGTCGCCCACCCGGGCGACCCCGCACCCCTTCTACGGCAGTGCGACTTCTACGGCAACGCGACTTCTACGGCAACGCGACGGAGCGCACTGCCGTAGAGGCATCGGACGCCGGCACGACGGAGTGCACCGTCGTCACGGCGTCCGCCACGGTCGCGGTCGCCGGACCGAGGACGCCGGGGCCGGGCCCCGAGGCCTCCTCGTCGGCGCCGGGCTCGGCGTCCTCGCAGCAGCCGACCTGCGCGAACTTCGTCTCGTAGCGCTTCTGCGGCAGGTTCCGGGACGTGGTGTCCGGCGGTCCCGACGGGGCGTCCTGGTGTCGCCGCGTGCGCTGTCCACGGTTCTCCCGCGGAGCGTCCTCGGCCCGCTTCTTCCGGGACTCCCCCGGGCCTGCGGGCGCGGCGGCCGGTTCCAGTGCCCAGCGTTGCGCCTCGGCCCCGTCGCGGCCGGTGACGATCACGTCCCGGCCCTTGCCGGCGCCGACGGCCAGCCCCTTGCCACCGCGGGGCAGGAGTTCGCCGCGCACGGTCAGGTCGTAGCGGACGACTCCGGCGTGCACGAGGCAGGCGGCCAGGACGACCGAGCCCTCGGCCGGGTCCGAGCCCAGGCACAGGGCGGGGTCGGCGGCGCTGCGCAGGACACCGTCGTCCCGGTAGGACCACTGCTGGGCCCCGCCCCCGGAGCAGGCGGCCAGCACCAGGGGCGCGTCCACGCGGACCCGCCCGCCCAGGACGTCGAGACATCGGCCGTCGTCGAGGTTGCGCAGCCGCCCCCGGCCCACTTCGGCGGGGCCGCCGACGGAGGCGGCCGACGGTGAACCGGCGGACCCGGACCGGCTGGAGTCCGGTTCCACGGACGAGGGGCCCGCGCTGTCCGGGTCGACGGAGTGGCCGCTGACCGCGCCCCAGGTGGCGTGCGGGCCGGCGGTGCCGCTCTCCTCCGTCCAGCCCCGGGCGGCGAGCAGGGTGGCGAGCAGCACGAGGGAGGTCACCCCGACCGCGGCGGCCAGCGCCTTCGTGTGCCTCCTCGGTGTCCCGGGCCGGCCGGTCGCCGGCAGGTCATGGGGCCGGAGGCGGTGGCGTCCGCCCGCGGGCAGAGCGCCCCTGCCCGCGTCGCGGCCCGGCCGTGACTCCAGGTAGCGGCGGGCGCCCCAGCCGAGCACCGTCTCGACGAGCAGGTCTCCCAGACCGCCCTCGAAATGACTGAGTTGTTCGGCGGCGTGGCGGCAGTAGCGGCAGGCCATGAGATGCCGCTGCACATCCGGCAGCAAGGCCCCGCCGCGACGCATGGGAACGTCCAGCAGGCGGTTGTAATAGCGGCATTCCCGCGTCGGTGCGAGTTCCCGGTGCGCGCGTACGCACCCGGTCCGGAATTGCTCGCGCGCCTGCTCCAGGGCGGCCGACGCGGTGGCGGCGTCCACTCCGATCAGACCGGCCGGTACGGATATGGTCTCGGCCTCGACCTCCGTGTGCCAGAGCAGGCATTGGGAAGCCCCGGGAAGGCTCCGGAATGCACGCTCCGCGAGGCGCCGCCTTTCGGGTGTCCCGGGGCGGGCGGCACGCAGACCGCGCCCGCCGACGGTTTTGCGGAGTTCCGGCAGCACGGTGGAAATGCCGTCGTCGGCGGCCCACTCCCCGACCGTTTCCCGGACGGCGGTGAGCAGCCGCGGACGCAGGGCGCCGCCGCCCGGCCGGGCCAGTTCCCTGCGGAAGGCGGCGGCTGCCGCCATGGACGCGGAGTCTTCCGGGGCCGCGAGGCAGATCACGGCGTATTCGTAGACCGCGCGCCAGTGCCGCGCCAGCAACAGCGCGACGGCGCGCGGCCCTTCGGCGGGTTCGCCGACCCGGGCGAGAAGATTGCGATCGGACTCCGCGGGCCCCGCTCCAGGTCGTGGCGGGAACGGCGGGCGTGGGGGGTGGGGGGATTGCACGGAACCATGTCCTTCCAGCCGCAGAACGGCATGCGAAGTGCGCGTCCGTCGGAAAGCAGGTGGGTGATTGGTGCATACCTGAGCCGGGTCAGCTGCGGACTCGGCTGTGAGGCGGCTCACTTTCGCACATACGACTGATAGGTAACAAGGAGTTCGGATGACGCAGATTCAAAACGAGGGGAATTCAGATCTGTTACCGGCGGTATCCGTACCGGCTTTCGAAAACATGGCCGCCGGGCACGGCAAGTTGTGTGCACACAAAGGCGGTTGGTCCACGAAATCTCCAACTCCCCAGCGCGCTCCCATACGGCTCTCGGCCCGCTCCCAGCTCCGCGCGCCTGCCCTACGACACGGGCGACAAGGCCGAGTACCTGCGCACCGAGGTCAGGCTGGCGTGTGAACGGCCCGACCCGGGGCCGGAGATCGTCGCGCGGCTCAGGGGGTTCCTCCGGGGGCTGGACGGAGCGCGCCCCGGGCACCGGGACATGGCGGCCTGACATGCGAAAGCCCCGGCACCCGGCCGGGGTCGCGCATCTGCGGCACCTGATCAGCCACCGAGCCACCATGCACGGGCGACCACTCTTCAGTCATCGAACCGCCATGCACGGGCGACCACCTCTTCAGCCACCGAGCCGCCAGGCACGGGCGACCACTCTTCAGCCCCCGAGCCGCCAGGCACGGGCGACCACTCTTCAGCCGTCGGGCCGCCAGGCATGGGCAGCCACCTCGTCGGGCCGCAGGATCCCGGGCGACCGACTGGTCAGCCGTTCGGCCGCAGGGTCCACACCACGGTCATCTCGCCCGTCACGGCACCGTCGGCCCGCTGGATGGCGATGGTCACCGGGAACTCGGGGCGCTCACCGGCGTCCAGCTGCGCGACGACCTCGGTGGCCGGGCGGCCCAGAGTGGCCGTGGCGGTGACGGCACCCATCGCCAGCTTCTTGTAGGAGATCTCGGCGCTGACGGCGAGCGGCACGGCGCGCGAGAGCTGGTCTCCGAACGCGGCCAGCACGATCGCGCCGCTGGCGGACTCACCGAGCGTGAACATCGCGCCGGCGTGCGGGCCGCCCACGTGGTTGTGGTAGTCGCCCTGGTCGGGCAGCGACACCACGGCTCGCTCCGGCGAGGTCTCGAGGAACTCGAGGTTCAGCGTGCGGGCCATGGGAACCGTGGCGGCGAGCATCTCGCCGATGGACATCTGGTCTGCGCTCATGGCCGCATGTTACTCACGAGTAGAGACGGCTGGCCAGGCCGGTGTGACGACCGGCGCATCGGTCCGCACCACATCCGCACCGCCCTGCCCCCGAGTTGCTACGTCTCCGTCCACGGGCAGTGACCGAATCGTGTCGGGGCGCGGCTAGGGTGGCTGCTCATGTGGCCAGGACAGCAGCCGCCCGGGGGCGAGCAGAACCCGCAAGCGAACAACCCGTACCAGCAGCCGGGGTACCAGCAGCCGAATCCGTACCAGCAGCCGGGGTACCAGCAGCAGCCCAACCCCTATGGGCAGCAGCCGCAGTGGGGCACCCCCGCGCCGGCCGGCGCACCGCAGTCCCCGCAGGGCGGTGGCGGCGGCCGGACGAAGCTGGTCGCGATCATCGCCGCCACGGCCGTGGTCGTGGCGGCCGGTGTCACCGGCTTCCTGGTGCTGGGCGGCGACAAGGACGACACGGCGGACGGCGGCACGAAGGGCAAGGGCGGCACCACGTCGTCGAGCCCGTCGGCCGATGAGCCCAGCGCCCCCGCCACGGGCGACAACCCCCGCGGCGGCGAGGACGCCAAGCCCATGGTCAAGGGCTGGAAGGTCGTCATCAACCCCAAGTGGGGCACGGCCTTCGACGTCCCGGCCGACTGGGAGGTGGCGTCCCCGACGTCGTCCGTGTTCTTCGAGGACGAGAAGTCCGACGACGGCAAGCCGCTGATCACCATGTCGGCGCCGGCGTTCTACAAGTCCGAGTGGTGCACGAGCGACGACGACAAGGACGGCAGGACCGAGACCGAGTCCCTGGCCGGGGCGGGCACCAAGGGTGCCGACGGCGCCAAGGACACGGACGAGGTCGCGGTCAACCAGGTGGCCTGGTGGGTGTACGGCGGCTACACCCAGCCGGACAAGAAGAGCGTCAAGACCGACGACAAGGCCAAGCCGTACACCACCGCCTCGGGCGTGAAGGGCAGCGTCGCCTGGGCGCACTCGGAGAACACGCCCGACACGGGCAAGTGCGCGAGCGACGGCAAGGCGATCACGTTCGGCTTCAAGAACTCCGCCGGTGACTTCGTCGCATGGAGCTTCTTCGGCGCCAAGGGCGTCAAGGGCGAGGTGCCCGAGAAGACCGTCCTGAAGATCCTCAGCACGGTCCGGCTGCACGGTGAGCCGACCGGCGGCTGACCCGGAAACGCAACGGGCCCGCCCCTGCCGAGGGGCGGGCCCGTCTCACCGGAGCGTCGTGACGGGCGTCAGCCCCTCGGGTACCCGCGGCAGACCCGGCGGCCCGAGATGGAGTCGGTTTGGCAGGACGGGCCTCCAGCGGCGATAGTCGGCCGGTGACGTCCCCGACCGCCTCCTCCCGGAGCCCCCGAAGACCTGCCTGGGCGGGCCGCAACTACTCCCTGCTGACCGCCGCCGCGGTCGTCACCGGCCTGGGCAGCCACGGCGCCCTGGTGGCGGCGGCGTTCGCGGTCATCGAAACGGGCGGCGACGGCGGTGACGTCGGCCTGGTGGCGGCGGCGCGGACCCTGCCGCTCGTGCTGTTCCTGCTGATCGGCGGCGCCGTCGCGGACCGGCTGCCCCGGCACCGGGTGATGGTCGCGGCCAACGTCCTGAACTGCCTCTCGCAGGCGGCCTTCGCCGTCCTGGTGCTGACCGGGGAGCCCCGGCTGTGGCACATGATGCTGCTCGCCGCGCTCGGCGGTACCGGCCAGGCCTTCTTCGGCCCGGCCGCCGAGGGCATGCTGATGTCCTCGGTCGAGGGCGAGCACGCGGGTCGCGCGTTCGCGGTGTTCCGGATGGCGATGCAGGGCGCGGTCCTCGGCGGTGCCGCGCTGGGCGGCGCCATGGTCGCGGCGATCGGGCCCGGCTGGGTGCTCGCGGCGGACGCGGCGGCCTTCGCGCTCGCCGGGGCGCTGCGGGCCTTCCTCGACGTCGGCCACATCCCGCCCCGCGCGCCGGGCGGCGGCCTGATCGCCGATCTGCGGGACGGCTGGCAGGAGTTCGCCGGCCGCCCCTGGCTGTGGGGCATCGTCGTCCAGTTCTCCATCGCCAACGCGGTCGTCGCCGCCGCGGACGCGGTCTACGGCCCGCTCGTCGCCCGCGACCACCTCGGCGGCGCGGCTCCCTGGGGACTGGCCCTGGGCGCGTTCGGCGCGGGCACGGTCGCCGGCGCCCTGCTCATGACGCGCTGGAAGCCCCGCCGTCTCCTCCTCGCCGGCACCCTGTGCGTGTTCCCCCTGGCCCTGCCCTCGGCCGCCCTCGCCGTGCCGGTGCCGATCGGTGTCCTGTTCGGGGTGATGTTCGTCGCCGGCGCGACGGTGGAGGTGTTCGGCGTCTCCTGGATGACGGCCCTGCACCAGGAGATCCCCGAGCACAAGCTCTCCCGCGTCTCGGCGTACGACTGGTTCGGCTCCGTCGCGCTGGTCCCCCTCGCCACGGCCGCGGCCGGCCCCGCGGAGGAGGCCGTCGGCCGCACGGCGGCCCTGTGGGGCTGCGCCGGTCTCGTCGTCCTGGTCACGGCGGCCGTGCTGTGCGTACCGGACGTCCGCAATCTGCGCCGCCGGACCACCCCGGTGGCCCGGGGCGGCGGCGAGCGTGCCTCAGCCGATGCCGAACGCCCCGTCGGGGGGCTCGGGTGACGGCACGGCGTCCTCGTCCCGCACCGCCCGCGCGCCCCCGATGAACTCCCGCAGCCTCGTGCCGTGTTCGACCCGGGCCGGGAAGACGTCGGCGGCGGTGAGCCGGGCCAGGGCGGCGACGTCGGCCGGCTGATGCCCGGCGACGAGCACGGCGTTCCCGAACCGCCGCCCCCGCAGCACGCCCGGCTCGGCGATCAGCACCAGTTCCTCGAAGGCGGTGGCGAGCGTGGCGAGTTGCGACCGCAGGAAGGCGAAGGGCGCGGCGTCGGGAAGATTCGCGAGGTACACCCCGCTCCCCCGCAGCACCCGCGCGGCCTCACGGACGTAGGCGACGGAGGTGAGGTGCGCCGGCACCCGCGACCCGCTGAAGACGTCGGCGAGCAGAACGTCCGCCGAGGCCGAGGGAGCGCGCTCCAGCCAGGCCCGGGCGTCCGCCGCGTGCAGGGCGATACCCGCGCCCTCCGGCAACGGCAGATGCTCGGACACCAGCTCCAGCAGCCCCCGGTCGGCCTCGACGACGTCCTGCCGCGATCCGGGCCGGGTCTCGGCCACGTACCGCGGCAGGGTCAGCGCCCCTCCCCCGAGATGCACCACGTCCAGCGCCCGCCCCGGCTCGGCCACGACGTCCAGCACATGCCCGAGCCGCCGCGTGTACTCGAACTCCAGGTGCGCGGGTTCGTCGAGGTCGACATAGGACTGCGGCGCCCCGTCCACGGTGAGCAGCCAGGCCCGTTCCCGGTCGACGTCGGGCATGAGCTTGGCGGTGCCGAAGTCGACGACACGGGAGACAGGGAGCAGCTCGTTCACTGCCCCATTGTGTCGCGCCCCATAGGGGCGCGGGGAACTGCGCGACCAGCCCACGGCGGCCCACAGTTCCCCGCAACCTCATACGACCGCTGTCACGGTCCCCGCCCCCACAGTCCGCCCGCCCTCACGGATCGCGAACCCGAGCCCCGCCTCCAACGGCACGTCCCTCCCCAGCTCCACGGTCATCGCAACCGTCTCGCCGGGCCGGGCCACCGCCACCTCACCGAGGTCGACCACCCCCACCACATCCGCGGTCCGGATGTAGAACTGCGGCCGGTACCCGGAGGAGACGGGCGTCGTACGCCCGCCCTCACGCGCGGACAGCACATACACCTGCGCCGTGAACCGGCGACTCGGCACGACACTCCCCGGCGCCGCGACCACATGCCCCCGCCGCACGGCATCGCGCGGCACTCCCCGCAACAGCAACGCCACGTTGTCCCCGGCCTGCGCCTCCTCCATCGGCTTCCCGAAGGTCTCCAGCCCCGTGACCACCGTCTCGACGGAGGCCCCGAGCACCTCGACCCGGTCACCGACGCGCACCACACCCCGCTCGACCGCCCCGGTCACCACGGTCCCCCGCCCGGTGATGGTCAGCACGTTCTCCACGGGCAGCAGGAACGGCGCGTCCAGATACCGCTCCGGCATCGGCACATACGTGTCCACCGCGTCGAGCAGCGCCTCGACCGACGCCGTCCAGCGCGGGTCCCCCTCCAGCGCCTTCAGACCCGAGACGCGGACGACGGGGACGGAGTCGCCGCCGTAGCCGTGCGCGGTGAGCAGGTCGCGGACCTCCAGCTCGACCAGGTCGGTCAGCTCCTCGTCGCCCGCGTCGGCCTTGTTGAGGGCGACCACGATGTGGTCGACGCCCACCTGCCGGGCGAGCAGGACGTGTTCGGCCGTCTGCGGCATGATCCCGTCGAGCGCGGAGACGACCAGGATCGACCCGTCGAGCTGGGCGGCGCCGGTGACCATGTTCTTGACGTAGTCGGCGTGGCCCGGCATGTCGACGTGCGCGTAGTGCCGGGTGTCGGTCTCGTACTCCACGTGCGCGATGTTGATGGTGATGCCGCGCGCCGCCTCCTCGGGGGCGCGGTCGATCCGGTCGAACGGCACGAACGCGCCACTGCCGCGGTCGGCCAGGACCTTGGTGATGGCTGCGGTCAACGTGGTCTTGCCGTGGTCGACATGACCCATCGTGCCGATGTTGAGATGCGGTTTCGTACGGACATAAGCCGTTTTGGACATGGCTGTACCTCGAAGCGTCTGCTCGGCGAAGAAGAAGTGGGACCCCGAGGACCTGCCCGACCCTCCCCTTGCGGGGTCCGCCGGACGAACCGGAGAGGGTCAGCTTCGGGCGCCGTCCATGACGGCCGTGAGATCGACGACGGCAGCCTTCGGGGCATCCGTGACCACGGATGCTGCGAGGGTGAAGGCGTGCCGGAACATGCCGTCGATC
The Streptomyces tuirus genome window above contains:
- the tuf gene encoding elongation factor Tu, encoding MSKTAYVRTKPHLNIGTMGHVDHGKTTLTAAITKVLADRGSGAFVPFDRIDRAPEEAARGITINIAHVEYETDTRHYAHVDMPGHADYVKNMVTGAAQLDGSILVVSALDGIMPQTAEHVLLARQVGVDHIVVALNKADAGDEELTDLVELEVRDLLTAHGYGGDSVPVVRVSGLKALEGDPRWTASVEALLDAVDTYVPMPERYLDAPFLLPVENVLTITGRGTVVTGAVERGVVRVGDRVEVLGASVETVVTGLETFGKPMEEAQAGDNVALLLRGVPRDAVRRGHVVAAPGSVVPSRRFTAQVYVLSAREGGRTTPVSSGYRPQFYIRTADVVGVVDLGEVAVARPGETVAMTVELGRDVPLEAGLGFAIREGGRTVGAGTVTAVV
- a CDS encoding DUF4442 domain-containing protein, producing MSIGEMLAATVPMARTLNLEFLETSPERAVVSLPDQGDYHNHVGGPHAGAMFTLGESASGAIVLAAFGDQLSRAVPLAVSAEISYKKLAMGAVTATATLGRPATEVVAQLDAGERPEFPVTIAIQRADGAVTGEMTVVWTLRPNG
- a CDS encoding RICIN domain-containing protein — encoded protein: MQSPHPPRPPFPPRPGAGPAESDRNLLARVGEPAEGPRAVALLLARHWRAVYEYAVICLAAPEDSASMAAAAAFRRELARPGGGALRPRLLTAVRETVGEWAADDGISTVLPELRKTVGGRGLRAARPGTPERRRLAERAFRSLPGASQCLLWHTEVEAETISVPAGLIGVDAATASAALEQAREQFRTGCVRAHRELAPTRECRYYNRLLDVPMRRGGALLPDVQRHLMACRYCRHAAEQLSHFEGGLGDLLVETVLGWGARRYLESRPGRDAGRGALPAGGRHRLRPHDLPATGRPGTPRRHTKALAAAVGVTSLVLLATLLAARGWTEESGTAGPHATWGAVSGHSVDPDSAGPSSVEPDSSRSGSAGSPSAASVGGPAEVGRGRLRNLDDGRCLDVLGGRVRVDAPLVLAACSGGGAQQWSYRDDGVLRSAADPALCLGSDPAEGSVVLAACLVHAGVVRYDLTVRGELLPRGGKGLAVGAGKGRDVIVTGRDGAEAQRWALEPAAAPAGPGESRKKRAEDAPRENRGQRTRRHQDAPSGPPDTTSRNLPQKRYETKFAQVGCCEDAEPGADEEASGPGPGVLGPATATVADAVTTVHSVVPASDASTAVRSVALP
- a CDS encoding spermidine synthase; the protein is MNELLPVSRVVDFGTAKLMPDVDRERAWLLTVDGAPQSYVDLDEPAHLEFEYTRRLGHVLDVVAEPGRALDVVHLGGGALTLPRYVAETRPGSRQDVVEADRGLLELVSEHLPLPEGAGIALHAADARAWLERAPSASADVLLADVFSGSRVPAHLTSVAYVREAARVLRGSGVYLANLPDAAPFAFLRSQLATLATAFEELVLIAEPGVLRGRRFGNAVLVAGHQPADVAALARLTAADVFPARVEHGTRLREFIGGARAVRDEDAVPSPEPPDGAFGIG
- a CDS encoding phosphoketolase family protein, whose product is MPEDPRQDSRTDRRTDSGTAPTDEELRTLDAHWRAANYLAAGQIYLLANPLLTEPLRPEHIKPRLLGHWGTSPGLNLVHTHLNRVIKARELDALCIWGPGHGGPSVLANSWLEGSYSEKYPDASRDAQGMELLMRQFSFPGGVPSHVAPEVPGSIHEGGELGYSLAHAYGAALDNPGLLVACVIGDGEAETGPLAASWHANKFLDPVHDGAVLPILHLNGYKIDNPTVLSRLPEDELDALLRGYGHAPIHVAGDEPATVHRAMAEAMDTALDRIAAAQRAAREDGVTERPHWPVIVLRTPKGWTGPAEVDGKPVEGTWRAHQVPLPGVRDNPDHLRQLESWLRSYRPEELFDAEGRPVADVLACVPDGSRRLGATPYANGGLLVRALPVPSLDDFAVPVDKPGTTLHEPTRLLGDLLAQVMRDTADRRDFRLVGPDETTSNRLQAVYDASGKTWQAPALPVDEHLDRHGRVMEILSEHLCQGWLEGYLLTGRHGLFSCYEAFVHIVDSMVNQHIKWLRTSRRLPWRAPIASLNYLLTSHVWRQDHNGFSHQDPGFVDHVLNKSPEVVRVYLPPDANTLLSVADHALRSRDYVNVIVAGKQPCFDWLSMDEARVHCARGAGIWEWAGTEDGAEPDVVLACAGDVPTQETLAAAHLLRRHLPELSVRVVNVVDLARLLPQDDHPHGMSDFEYDGLFTTDKPVIFAYHGYPWLIHRLAYRRTGHQNLHVHGYKEAGTTTTPFDMVVRNDLDRYRLVMDVIDRVPGLAVRATAVRQRMADARTRHHAWIREHGTDLPEVAEWSWNA
- a CDS encoding MFS transporter, with product MTSPTASSRSPRRPAWAGRNYSLLTAAAVVTGLGSHGALVAAAFAVIETGGDGGDVGLVAAARTLPLVLFLLIGGAVADRLPRHRVMVAANVLNCLSQAAFAVLVLTGEPRLWHMMLLAALGGTGQAFFGPAAEGMLMSSVEGEHAGRAFAVFRMAMQGAVLGGAALGGAMVAAIGPGWVLAADAAAFALAGALRAFLDVGHIPPRAPGGGLIADLRDGWQEFAGRPWLWGIVVQFSIANAVVAAADAVYGPLVARDHLGGAAPWGLALGAFGAGTVAGALLMTRWKPRRLLLAGTLCVFPLALPSAALAVPVPIGVLFGVMFVAGATVEVFGVSWMTALHQEIPEHKLSRVSAYDWFGSVALVPLATAAAGPAEEAVGRTAALWGCAGLVVLVTAAVLCVPDVRNLRRRTTPVARGGGERASADAERPVGGLG